Part of the Mycolicibacterium mageritense genome is shown below.
GTATTCAACGGCTGCAATCACATTGGGGATTCACCCGGATGCCGTTCGGCCGGGATCTGGCCCCGTCGATGCTGCACCGCCACCCCGGCCACAGCGAAGCGATCGCCCGGATCGGCTGGTGTGTGGACCAATGCGCCATCGGGGTCATCACCGGCGAAGTCGGCGCCGGCAAAACCGTCGCGATCCGCGCGGCGGCCACCTCCTTGGATCCGGCGCGGCACGTCATCATCTACCTCGCCAACCCCACCATCGGAGTCCGCGGCATGCTTACCCACATCGTGGCCACCCTCGGGCACACCCCGGCGTTTCACACCGCCCGGCTGGCTCCCCAGGCCGCCGACGCCTTGGCCGCCGAGCACGCCGAACGGGGCCGCAACCCCGTCCTCGTCGTCGATGAAGCCCACCTGCTCGACAATCATCAACTCGAAGCGATCCGGCTGCTCACCAACCACGACATGGACAGTGGTTCCCCGTTCGCCGTCGTCCTGGTCGGGCAACCCACCCTGCGGCACCGACTGCGCCTGGGGGTGCTGGCCGCGTTAGATCAGCGCGTCGCCGTGCGCTACACCCTGCCCGGCATGACCGCGGCCGACACCGCCGACTACATCGGGCATCACACCAAGATCGCCGGCCGCTCCGATGCGCTGTTCGCCGATGACGCGATGACGCTGATCCACAACGCCTCCCGTGGACATCCGCGCGCGGTCAACAACCTCGCCCTACACGCGCTCACGGCCGCGTTCGCCGCCGGGCATTCCATCGTCGGGGAGAAAGCCGCCCGCATCGCCATCAGCGAAACAGCAACCGACTGAACCTAATCCGCGTCACCACGGCGACGACCACGTCACCGCGACGAGGATCCCGTCACCGAGATCACCAACGCCCCGCTCGCCACAAGCGAGCGGGGCGTTCTCATCACTACATCGTCATCAACACCGATGACGCCGACATCGTCATCTTCAGCGACGGCCAACAATAGCGTGCGACGAGTTGGCCGGCGGTGTCATAGAAGAGTAGCCCGTCGCCCTTGCCCGACTCCTGGAAGGAGTAGGCGAATCCGCCGTTGTACACCAACGCTTTGCGGATGATTGTGCCCTCGGGTGGCGTGGGCGTAAGGTCCGCTCCATCGAGGGCCGAGAACATCCGGTAAGGCGCCTCGGGATCGCTGGGCAGCGGGTTCTGCATCGCGACAGTCTGTGCCGGAATGTCGGACACTTGCAGATAGCCGGGGTTGAAGATGCTGCCCCCACCGGGGACAAACCAAGTTCGTTCGCCGTTCGGCCCCAGGCCGTAGACGCCTTCGCCCTCGCGTCTGGCGACCAGGCGCGTCTCACCCAGGTAATTGCCGATCGCTGCGACCACGTACTTGTCGCTTGCACTCTCGCCTTGTGGGAAGAGGTCGGTGGGGCCGGTGAACGTCACCTTGCCCTGTTCGAGATCGATGATCCAGATCAACTGCGCCAGACCTACTTCAGGGTCGCCCTCGGCGAGGCATACGGCAGTCCCCGGGCCGTTGCCGTAGCAGTCGCCGAGCGGATTGCCGCGAAACCCGGTCAATTCGATCGGCTGGAACAACAATTTGCCCGAATGGATGTCGACACCGTAGACCCAGCCCGCCGGTGACAGGCCCTGCGAATCCGTTCTGTCGGTGATGAAGTACGCCTTGTCTTTGGTGCTGGCGAAAAGTGACCCCACCCCGACTTCAGGTGGGAGGCCGATGTCCGCGGCACTGACCTTCCAACCAGGCACCGGCTTCTTTTCCAGCGAGAACGCGATAAGCAGATCTTTGGGGGTGCCGATTGTGGCGTCGATGTGCGCGTTGGTTCCACGGACGGAGCGCCACACCACCACACCGCCGACGATAAGTCCGACCACTACTGCGATCACCAGCACTGGCATCCACCAACGACGTCGCGGCTTGGCGGTGCGGGTTGACGCGGCGACTGGCGGGCCCCCACTGGGGGAGTCCACCCAGCGGAATCCCTCTTGTGGCCAGTTGGATCCCGAATCCGTCACCGCTACCCCTTATCTCGTCAATCGGTCGGAACCGGCACAGGGCCCATGGCACAGACCCGCAACCGGCCGTCATCGATCTTCAGCGTGAACATGCCCCCGTGATCGCGACCCAGACCATTGAGGGTCCATGTCGATCCCGCCCTGGCGAATCCCGTCAGGGCGACGATGTCCCATTCCGGCGGCGTGCCGCCCTCTTGGATACCGATCAGTTGCCGACTAACCCAGCTGTCCGGTGGGTCGGGACAGGTCATCTCCCTCAGGTTCACCGGGTTTCCGGCATTCCGTTCGCGCGCCCACACCAGCAGCGTCTTCTCGGCCACCTCACGTGCCTGGTCATCGGTCATCGACTGGTCCGCCGGGATCGCGCGTATTGAAGGGCCGTCGTACCGGCCGACCACGGCCACCACCAGCAGAACGATTGCGACAACTGCCAGTGTCCACAGCCACAAGGGAATTCGCGTACGGTCACTCACTGCCGCAGACCTTCATCTCGCCGCCGTCATCAACCAACACGATCCAGCGGTGGGTCAGGCCCTCGCCTTCACGTTGATGTTGTTCGACGATCTCCTTCTCCCGCTCGGTAAGAGGCTTGGTGCGCAGCAGCACCTTGGCCGCCACTTGTGCACCGTCGTCCCGGAAATCGACGATGGCCTCCGCGTGGTCGATGCCGCCAAGGTAGTCGCCGTGCAACGCTTCGATGTCGTTCAGGATGGTCCCTGATGGATTGGCGCAGCTCAGCGCTTGAGCTCGCGCTGTGTCGTGTACGGCCAACACGCGAAACCACTCGCTGATGACGTCAAAGGCCTGTTGTTGACGGGGCGGCGGTGGAGCCAGACGTTCGATGTCGGCCTCCGGCGGCGGTGACCAGCGCCAGCCGATCGTGAACACCACGGCGGCGGCGATCAAGCAGATCGCCGTAACTGCGATCAGCAGACGCTTCGGCCAAGCTGCCGGCTGGGCACCGGCCACCTTCTGCGTGGCGCCGGCTGACGATGCCGGTACCGGCTCGGTCCGAGCCGACAGGCGCCCGTCGGGGAAGCAGTCCACCACGAGCCGCTGCGCGCCGGGACTTCCTGTCGTGGACCTGACCAGGTACTGAACCAAAGCGTTCGCGGCCTCAGGTGGCACCGTCAGCCAGTGGCTGGTCGTTCCCACAAGGCCCACGTACGCGCTCGCAGCGCCCGACGGCAGGCACTCGACGTGCAGCTGCGACCAGCCTTGTGGCACCGAACCCAGCAGGATCTTGATTGCATCTTCGACTAGTGTCCTGCGCCGGGAATTCGTTGAAGATATGAACCGAGTCGTTCGAAGATCTCGTCGGCGGTCTTGGTCCAGTTGAACGGGCGGGGGTTGTCGTTCCAGTCTGCGATCCACTCGCGAATGTCCTTCTCGAGGGCCTGAATTGAGCGGTGAACGCCGCGGCGCAGTTTCTGGTCGGTGAGTAACCCGAACCACCGCTCGACCTGGTTGAGCCACGACGAGTAGGTCGGGGTGAAGTGCATGTGGAATCGGGGATGGGCGGCAAGCCATTTGGTTACTGTCGGCGATTTGTGCGTCGAGTAGTTGTCGCAGATCAGATGGACGTCCAGGTCAGCGGGCACGGTGTTGTCCAACTTGGTCAAGAACTTCTTGAACTCGATCGCGCGGTGCCGGCGGTGAATCGAGCCGTAGACCTCGCCGGTGGCCACATCCAGGGCGGCGAACAAGGTGGTGATTCCGTGCCGCACGTAGTCATGGGTGCGGCGCTCGGGCATGCCGGGCATCATCGGCAGGACCGGCGCGCTGCGATCCAAGGCCTGGATCTGCGATTTTTCATCG
Proteins encoded:
- a CDS encoding ExeA family protein; translation: MPFGRDLAPSMLHRHPGHSEAIARIGWCVDQCAIGVITGEVGAGKTVAIRAAATSLDPARHVIIYLANPTIGVRGMLTHIVATLGHTPAFHTARLAPQAADALAAEHAERGRNPVLVVDEAHLLDNHQLEAIRLLTNHDMDSGSPFAVVLVGQPTLRHRLRLGVLAALDQRVAVRYTLPGMTAADTADYIGHHTKIAGRSDALFADDAMTLIHNASRGHPRAVNNLALHALTAAFAAGHSIVGEKAARIAISETATD